The following are from one region of the Bacillus methanolicus MGA3 genome:
- the cysE gene encoding serine O-acetyltransferase, translated as MFKRLKEDIEVVFDQDPAARSYLEVILTYSGLHAIWAHRLAHALYKRKFYFIARVISQISRFFTGIEIHPGAKIGRRFFIDHGMGVVIGETCEIGDNVTVYQGVTLGGTGKEKGKRHPTVKDNALIATGAKVLGSITIGENAKIGAGAVVLEDVPPNSTVVGMKARVVVKDGIRVKDLDHTNVPDPIADRFKEMETEINKLKKALEELTKERSKANANSNI; from the coding sequence ATGTTTAAGAGATTAAAGGAAGATATAGAAGTTGTTTTTGATCAAGATCCGGCAGCGAGAAGTTATCTGGAAGTCATTTTAACATATTCCGGCTTGCACGCCATATGGGCTCATCGGCTTGCACATGCTTTATATAAACGGAAATTTTATTTTATTGCGAGAGTCATTTCTCAAATCAGCCGTTTTTTTACCGGCATTGAAATCCACCCTGGAGCAAAAATTGGACGTCGTTTCTTCATCGACCACGGTATGGGTGTTGTTATTGGAGAAACATGTGAAATAGGAGATAACGTAACTGTGTACCAAGGAGTAACTCTTGGCGGAACCGGTAAGGAAAAAGGGAAAAGACACCCGACTGTAAAGGATAATGCGCTAATTGCAACGGGAGCAAAAGTTCTTGGCTCCATTACAATCGGGGAAAACGCAAAGATTGGAGCCGGAGCAGTCGTTCTTGAAGATGTCCCGCCAAATTCCACAGTGGTGGGGATGAAAGCAAGAGTCGTTGTAAAAGACGGAATCCGGGTTAAAGATCTAGACCATACTAATGTCCCAGATCCCATTGCAGACCGGTTTAAAGAAATGGAAACAGAAATTAATAAACTGAAAAAAGCCCTTGAAGAGCTCACCAAAGAAAGGAGTAAAGCAAATGCCAATTCAAATATATAA
- the cysS gene encoding cysteine--tRNA ligase yields MPIQIYNTLTRKKEEFVPLEPGKVKMYVCGPTVYNYIHIGNARPAIVFDTVRRYFQFRGYDVQFVSNFTDVDDKIIKAANELGEDVPTLAERFINAYFEDVSALGCKKADVHPRVTENMDIIIEFISALIEKGYAYESEGDVYFRTRKFDGYGKLSHQSIDELRAGARIEVGEKKQDPLDFALWKSAKEGEIFWDSPWGKGRPGWHIECSAMVKKYLGDTIDIHAGGQDLTFPHHENEIAQSEAYTGKTFARYWMHNGYINIDNEKMSKSLGNFVLVNDIIKKHDPQVLRFFMLSVHYRNPINYSEELLENTKAGLERIKTSYQNLKHRKNASTGLTENNQEWFNKIKSLREQFIREMDDDFNTANGISVLFELSKAANYYLLEKNTSQEVIDAFMKEFEELSSVLGLTLEKEELLDEEIEALIEQRIQARKNRDFQLADQIRDQLKDMNIILEDTPQGTRWKRG; encoded by the coding sequence ATGCCAATTCAAATATATAATACATTAACTAGAAAGAAAGAAGAATTTGTTCCGCTTGAACCTGGAAAGGTCAAAATGTATGTGTGCGGACCGACAGTATATAACTATATTCATATCGGAAACGCACGGCCGGCAATTGTTTTTGACACTGTTCGCCGTTATTTTCAGTTTCGCGGGTATGATGTCCAATTCGTTTCGAATTTTACGGATGTTGATGACAAGATAATAAAAGCGGCTAATGAGTTGGGAGAAGATGTGCCAACGCTGGCCGAACGGTTTATTAATGCATATTTCGAGGATGTATCGGCCCTCGGCTGCAAAAAGGCTGATGTGCACCCGCGGGTAACGGAAAACATGGATATCATCATTGAGTTTATTAGCGCCTTAATTGAAAAAGGCTATGCTTATGAGTCTGAAGGGGATGTTTATTTCCGGACAAGAAAGTTTGATGGGTACGGCAAGCTTTCCCACCAATCAATTGACGAGCTTCGTGCAGGGGCGCGAATTGAAGTGGGAGAGAAAAAGCAGGATCCCCTTGATTTTGCTCTTTGGAAATCGGCCAAAGAAGGAGAAATTTTCTGGGACAGCCCATGGGGGAAAGGACGTCCTGGTTGGCATATTGAGTGCTCTGCAATGGTAAAGAAATATTTAGGAGATACTATTGATATCCATGCAGGCGGACAAGACTTGACTTTCCCGCATCACGAAAATGAAATCGCCCAATCAGAAGCTTACACAGGAAAAACATTTGCTCGCTATTGGATGCATAACGGTTATATTAATATCGACAATGAAAAAATGTCTAAATCTCTTGGAAACTTTGTGTTAGTGAATGATATTATTAAAAAACATGACCCGCAAGTATTACGGTTTTTTATGCTCTCCGTTCATTACAGGAACCCGATCAACTACAGCGAGGAATTGCTCGAAAATACAAAAGCGGGATTGGAAAGGATAAAAACCTCTTATCAAAACTTAAAACACCGCAAAAATGCGAGTACTGGACTGACTGAGAATAATCAGGAATGGTTTAATAAAATCAAGTCGCTCCGTGAACAGTTTATTCGTGAAATGGATGATGATTTTAATACAGCAAACGGAATATCAGTTTTATTTGAACTGTCAAAGGCGGCAAATTACTATTTGTTGGAAAAGAATACATCACAAGAAGTAATTGATGCTTTTATGAAGGAATTTGAAGAGTTATCTTCTGTTCTTGGCTTAACCCTTGAAAAAGAAGAACTGCTTGATGAGGAAATCGAAGCATTAATCGAACAAAGGATTCAAGCCCGCAAAAATCGTGATTTCCAGCTTGCAGATCAAATTCGTGATCAATTAAAAGATATGAATATTATTTTAGAAGATACTCCGCAAGGGACAAGATGGAAAAGAGGCTGA
- a CDS encoding Mini-ribonuclease 3: protein MLDYDHRIDENQLNSLALAYMGDAVFEQYVRYHLLQSGRVKPHQLHREATKYVSAKAQSQIIHQLIENGELSDHEVAVVKRGRNAKSGTVPKNTDVQTYRYSTAFEALIGYLFLSKQEERLEEIITAAFRLVEAGKGGSSL, encoded by the coding sequence ATGCTTGACTATGATCATAGGATTGACGAAAACCAATTAAATAGTCTTGCACTAGCCTATATGGGCGATGCTGTTTTTGAGCAATATGTCAGATATCACCTTTTACAAAGCGGGAGGGTAAAACCTCACCAGCTGCATAGAGAAGCAACAAAATATGTGTCGGCAAAAGCACAGTCTCAGATTATTCATCAGCTTATTGAAAACGGAGAACTGAGTGACCATGAAGTTGCCGTTGTGAAAAGAGGCAGAAACGCGAAATCGGGTACAGTGCCGAAAAATACGGACGTGCAAACCTACAGGTACAGCACGGCATTTGAAGCATTGATCGGATATTTATTTTTATCAAAACAGGAAGAGCGGCTTGAGGAAATAATTACAGCTGCCTTCCGCCTGGTTGAGGCAGGGAAAGGAGGATCATCTTTATGA
- the rlmB gene encoding 23S rRNA (guanosine(2251)-2'-O)-methyltransferase RlmB, which yields MNQDFIIGKNPVIEALKSEREINKILIAEGSQRGQMQQITRLAKEANVLVQFVPKKKLDQISAGNHQGVVAYVAAYQYAELDDLFAIAEKKQEPPFFLLLDEIEDPHNLGSIMRTADAVGAHGIIIPKRRAVGLTATVAKASTGAIEHIPVVRVTNMAQTIDELKDRGLWIAGTDAKGKEDYRTFDGTLPIGLVIGSEGKGMGRLIRDKCDFLIHLPMVGHVTSLNASVAAALLMYEVYRKRHPLGE from the coding sequence ATGAATCAGGATTTCATCATCGGGAAAAACCCTGTCATTGAAGCTCTTAAATCAGAACGCGAAATTAACAAAATTTTAATTGCAGAGGGATCTCAGCGGGGCCAGATGCAGCAAATCACAAGGCTTGCGAAAGAGGCAAATGTGCTCGTGCAATTCGTGCCAAAGAAAAAGCTGGATCAGATTTCTGCAGGGAATCACCAGGGAGTCGTCGCCTATGTTGCAGCATATCAGTATGCAGAATTAGACGATTTATTCGCTATCGCAGAAAAGAAACAAGAGCCTCCTTTCTTTTTGTTGTTAGATGAAATCGAGGATCCCCACAACCTGGGGTCGATCATGAGAACTGCTGATGCCGTGGGAGCTCACGGAATTATTATTCCAAAACGGAGGGCGGTAGGATTAACAGCAACGGTTGCTAAGGCATCGACAGGAGCAATTGAACATATCCCGGTTGTCAGGGTCACAAATATGGCCCAAACAATTGATGAACTAAAAGACAGGGGATTGTGGATCGCTGGAACAGATGCAAAAGGGAAAGAAGACTATCGTACTTTTGACGGGACGCTCCCGATTGGACTGGTCATTGGCAGTGAAGGAAAAGGAATGGGGAGGCTTATCCGCGATAAATGTGATTTTCTTATTCATTTGCCAATGGTGGGTCATGTTACCTCGCTTAATGCCTCCGTTGCTGCTGCCCTTTTAATGTATGAAGTTTACCGTAAACGCCATCCTTTAGGGGAATAA
- a CDS encoding NYN domain-containing protein: MDILIVDGYNIIGAWPELRALKNIDLAAARDRLIESMAEYQAYTGYRVIIVFDAYFVKGIEKKYKNFNVEVIFTRENETADERIEKLAISLSNRKTQIHVATSDYTEQWAIFGQGALRKSARELLTEMEVIKKRIEKSLKKIQTKKPTSKIPLSDEVAEIFEKWRRER, translated from the coding sequence ATGGATATTCTGATTGTCGACGGTTACAACATTATCGGGGCATGGCCGGAATTAAGGGCTTTAAAAAACATCGACCTGGCTGCCGCAAGAGACCGTTTGATTGAAAGTATGGCGGAATATCAGGCATATACCGGTTATCGGGTGATTATTGTATTTGATGCCTATTTTGTAAAAGGTATAGAAAAGAAATACAAAAATTTTAATGTGGAAGTTATTTTTACAAGAGAAAATGAAACAGCCGATGAGAGAATTGAAAAGTTAGCCATCTCTTTAAGCAACCGGAAAACTCAAATACATGTTGCAACCTCGGATTATACCGAACAATGGGCGATATTTGGACAAGGGGCGCTCCGAAAATCGGCGCGCGAATTATTAACTGAAATGGAAGTAATCAAAAAGAGGATTGAAAAAAGCTTAAAAAAAATTCAGACGAAAAAACCTACATCGAAGATTCCTCTTAGCGATGAAGTGGCAGAAATTTTTGAAAAATGGCGCAGAGAACGGTGA
- the sigH gene encoding RNA polymerase sporulation sigma factor SigH, which translates to MTIDFRTKLNEKYVQLEDEVIVELVHKGESEALDYLIHKYRNFVRAKARSYFLVGADKEDIVQEGMIGLYKAIRDFKEDKLTSFKAFAELCITRQIITAIKTATRQKHIPLNSYVSLDKPIYDEESDRTLMDVISGAKVMDPEELIINQEEFDHIEVKMTELLSDLERKVLALYLDGQSYQEISEELNRHVKSIDNALQRVKRKLERYLEVREFSL; encoded by the coding sequence GTGACGATTGACTTCAGGACGAAACTCAACGAAAAGTATGTTCAGCTCGAAGATGAGGTAATCGTAGAATTGGTGCACAAAGGAGAAAGTGAGGCATTGGATTATCTGATCCATAAGTACAGGAATTTCGTTCGGGCAAAAGCACGCTCTTATTTCCTGGTTGGAGCAGATAAGGAAGATATTGTCCAGGAAGGTATGATTGGCTTATACAAAGCTATTCGTGATTTTAAAGAGGACAAGCTCACTTCGTTTAAAGCGTTTGCAGAATTGTGCATAACCAGACAGATTATAACCGCCATAAAAACTGCAACGAGACAAAAGCATATTCCGTTAAATTCATATGTTTCATTAGACAAGCCGATCTATGATGAGGAATCGGATAGGACTTTAATGGATGTTATTTCCGGGGCAAAAGTGATGGATCCGGAAGAACTTATTATCAATCAAGAAGAGTTCGACCATATAGAAGTGAAAATGACAGAGCTATTGAGCGATTTGGAACGAAAAGTTCTCGCTCTCTATTTAGATGGCCAGTCTTATCAGGAAATTTCGGAAGAATTGAATCGACATGTGAAGTCAATTGATAATGCATTACAGCGGGTGAAGAGAAAATTGGAGCGGTACCTGGAAGTCAGGGAATTTTCACTTTAA
- the rpmG gene encoding 50S ribosomal protein L33, with translation MRKKVVLACVECGSRNYSTTSNKKTQTERLELKKYCRTCGMQTIHRETK, from the coding sequence ATGAGGAAAAAAGTAGTTTTGGCCTGCGTCGAATGCGGATCACGCAATTACTCAACGACCAGCAATAAAAAGACACAGACGGAGCGACTAGAGCTAAAAAAATATTGTCGTACTTGCGGTATGCAAACGATTCATCGCGAAACAAAATAA
- the secE gene encoding preprotein translocase subunit SecE: MQRIANFFRETAREMRKVSWPKRKELTRYTITVLTTVTFFALFFAVVDLGISELIRFILE; the protein is encoded by the coding sequence ATGCAACGCATAGCTAATTTTTTCCGTGAGACAGCCCGTGAAATGAGAAAAGTCAGCTGGCCAAAGCGAAAAGAATTAACACGATACACGATCACTGTTTTAACCACCGTTACATTCTTTGCCTTGTTCTTTGCAGTTGTTGACTTAGGAATTTCTGAATTGATTCGATTTATACTTGAATAA
- the nusG gene encoding transcription termination/antitermination protein NusG: protein MEKNWYVVHTYSGYENKVRANLEKRVESMGMQDKIFRVIVPEEEETEIKNGKKKVLKRKVFPGYVLVELILTDDSWYVVRNTPGVTGFVGSAGSGSKPTPLLPEEVNVILKRMGVEEKRIDINFEIGETVRVKEGPFANFTGTIEEIDKDKAKIKVLVNMFGRDTPVELDFSQIDKL, encoded by the coding sequence ATGGAAAAGAATTGGTATGTCGTTCATACGTACTCTGGTTATGAAAACAAAGTAAGAGCGAACCTAGAAAAACGTGTAGAATCGATGGGAATGCAGGATAAAATTTTCCGGGTTATTGTTCCTGAAGAAGAAGAAACCGAAATTAAAAACGGAAAAAAGAAAGTGTTAAAGCGCAAGGTGTTCCCTGGCTATGTACTTGTAGAGCTGATCTTGACTGATGACTCCTGGTACGTTGTCCGCAATACTCCCGGCGTTACCGGTTTTGTTGGATCTGCAGGTTCAGGATCCAAGCCGACGCCGCTTCTCCCTGAGGAAGTAAACGTCATTTTAAAACGCATGGGTGTTGAAGAAAAACGCATTGATATTAACTTTGAAATTGGTGAAACGGTTCGAGTTAAAGAAGGCCCGTTTGCCAACTTTACGGGAACGATCGAAGAAATTGATAAAGATAAAGCAAAAATTAAAGTTCTTGTCAATATGTTTGGCCGGGATACTCCGGTAGAGCTTGATTTTTCACAAATTGATAAATTATAA
- the rplK gene encoding 50S ribosomal protein L11, translated as MAKKVIKVVKLQIPAGKANPAPPVGPALGQAGVNIMGFCKEFNARTADQAGLIIPVEITVFEDRSFTFITKTPPAAVLLKVAAGIQSGSGEPNRNKVATIKRDKVREIAEQKMPDLNASSVESAMRMVEGTARSMGIVIED; from the coding sequence GTGGCTAAAAAAGTAATTAAGGTTGTTAAATTGCAAATCCCTGCTGGTAAAGCGAATCCAGCACCGCCGGTTGGTCCTGCATTAGGTCAAGCTGGTGTTAACATTATGGGATTCTGTAAAGAGTTCAATGCTCGTACAGCTGATCAAGCTGGATTAATCATTCCTGTTGAAATTACGGTATTTGAAGACCGTTCCTTTACATTTATTACGAAAACTCCTCCTGCTGCTGTACTTCTTAAAGTTGCAGCTGGAATTCAGTCAGGTTCTGGTGAACCTAATCGTAATAAAGTAGCAACAATTAAGCGTGACAAAGTGCGCGAGATTGCTGAACAAAAAATGCCAGACCTAAATGCATCAAGCGTAGAAAGTGCAATGCGCATGGTCGAAGGTACTGCACGCAGCATGGGTATTGTTATCGAAGATTAA
- the rplA gene encoding 50S ribosomal protein L1, with the protein MAKKGKKYLEAAKLVDRSKAYPIEEAIDLVKKTSIVKFDATVEVAFRLGVDPKKADQQIRGAVVLPNGTGKTQRVLVFAKGEKAKEAEAAGADYVGDSEYINKINQGWFEFDVIVATPDMMGEVGKLGRVLGPKGLMPNPKTGTVTFDVDRAVKEIKAGKVEYRVDKAGNIHVPIGKTSFETEKLVENFNTIFDTMLKVKPAAAKGTYMKNVTVTSTMGPGIKVDPSSVAVK; encoded by the coding sequence ATGGCTAAAAAAGGTAAGAAGTATTTAGAAGCTGCGAAGCTTGTAGATCGTTCAAAAGCTTACCCAATTGAAGAAGCGATCGATCTTGTTAAAAAAACAAGTATTGTAAAATTTGATGCAACAGTTGAAGTAGCATTCCGTCTTGGGGTTGACCCTAAGAAAGCGGATCAGCAAATCCGCGGTGCGGTTGTTCTTCCTAACGGTACTGGTAAAACTCAGCGCGTGCTTGTGTTCGCAAAAGGTGAAAAAGCAAAAGAAGCGGAAGCTGCAGGTGCAGACTACGTAGGTGATTCTGAATACATCAACAAAATCAACCAAGGTTGGTTTGAATTTGATGTAATCGTTGCCACACCTGACATGATGGGTGAAGTTGGTAAACTTGGACGTGTATTAGGACCTAAAGGTTTAATGCCAAACCCTAAAACAGGTACAGTTACTTTTGATGTTGACCGTGCAGTGAAAGAAATCAAAGCTGGTAAAGTTGAATACCGTGTTGACAAAGCTGGCAACATCCATGTACCAATCGGTAAAACATCTTTCGAAACCGAAAAACTTGTCGAAAACTTCAACACAATCTTTGATACAATGTTGAAAGTTAAACCAGCTGCTGCAAAAGGTACTTACATGAAGAATGTAACTGTTACTTCTACTATGGGACCTGGAATTAAAGTTGATCCTTCATCTGTTGCAGTAAAATAA
- the rplJ gene encoding 50S ribosomal protein L10, producing the protein MSSAIEQKKQIVEEIAEKFKASKTTIIVDYRGLNVAEVTELRKQLREAGVEFKVYKNTLTRRAAEAVELTGLNEVLTGPNAIAFSNEDVVAPAKVLNEFAKNHEALEIKAGVIEGNIATVEDIKALADLPSREGLLSMLLSVLQAPIRNFALAAKAVADQKEEQGA; encoded by the coding sequence ATGAGCAGCGCAATCGAACAAAAGAAACAAATCGTAGAAGAAATTGCTGAAAAGTTTAAAGCTAGCAAAACAACAATTATTGTAGACTATCGCGGCTTAAACGTTGCTGAAGTAACAGAACTTCGCAAACAACTTCGTGAAGCCGGCGTTGAATTCAAAGTATACAAAAATACTTTAACCCGCCGTGCAGCTGAAGCTGTTGAACTTACCGGCTTGAACGAAGTTTTAACAGGCCCGAACGCGATTGCTTTCAGCAATGAAGACGTTGTTGCTCCAGCGAAAGTTTTAAACGAATTTGCGAAAAACCACGAAGCTCTTGAAATTAAAGCAGGTGTGATTGAAGGAAACATCGCAACAGTAGAAGATATTAAAGCTCTTGCAGATCTACCATCCCGCGAAGGCTTGCTTTCTATGCTACTCAGCGTTCTTCAAGCACCTATCCGCAACTTTGCTCTTGCTGCAAAAGCTGTTGCAGATCAAAAAGAAGAGCAAGGCGCGTAA
- the rplL gene encoding 50S ribosomal protein L7/L12 yields the protein MTKEQIIEAVKNMTVLELNDLVKAIEEEFGVTAAAPVAVVGGAAGGEAAAEKTEFDVILASAGDQKIKVIKVVREITGLGLKEAKELVDNTPKPLKEGVSKEEAEEIKAKLEEVGAGVEVK from the coding sequence ATGACTAAAGAACAAATTATTGAAGCAGTTAAAAATATGACTGTTTTAGAATTAAACGATTTAGTAAAAGCAATTGAAGAAGAATTCGGTGTAACTGCTGCTGCTCCTGTAGCTGTTGTGGGTGGCGCTGCTGGCGGCGAAGCTGCTGCTGAGAAAACTGAATTTGACGTTATTCTTGCATCTGCAGGCGACCAAAAAATCAAAGTTATTAAAGTTGTACGTGAAATTACAGGTCTTGGCCTTAAAGAAGCAAAAGAACTTGTTGACAACACTCCAAAGCCTCTTAAAGAAGGCGTTTCTAAAGAAGAAGCTGAAGAAATCAAAGCTAAACTTGAAGAAGTTGGAGCTGGCGTTGAAGTTAAGTAA